Proteins encoded in a region of the Vicia villosa cultivar HV-30 ecotype Madison, WI linkage group LG5, Vvil1.0, whole genome shotgun sequence genome:
- the LOC131605121 gene encoding uncharacterized protein LOC131605121 — protein MTSSETPSSQPPSQEASSAQSLVQTNVRGKNDIAWAHCTKSPDGKSFVFIYRHKAFDGGGIHRVKQHLAGIIGNVEICKSAPAEIRFQMKQHFNEWSKKRKNSDMAESESFTTEGDELQVQTNPRIGASKKNDARIGTYFLPRTTPGAQPTLKRVMQIDALYCMGAEYKVPTMHALRGNLLNKWVDDVKIQIEQYRSIWKDTGCTLMADGWTDRCRRTLINFLVYCPKGTVFIKSVDASGASKTAKTLFKLFKEVVLYVGQENVVQVVTDNAANYVAAGKLLEREFPKLFWSPCAAHCFNLMLQDMGKLEEVSETVSQASKITKYIYNHCFALYLMRQHTGGREILRPAPTRFATNFIALQSILSHKDALRVMVTSKEWTTTTYSKDVKAKQFVEQVLDSSFWSKCADIVKITEPLVHVLRIVDSEDKPAMGYLSRAIFGLEYEKNKSTTQGFLDVIEKYAYDSKDLRSKLTAEMTSFKNCEGSFGRTTAVENRDEVFPDQWWDTYGTEAPNLQKLAIWILSQTCSVSGCERNWSVFEHIHSKKRNKLEHQKLNDLVYVRYNLRLQNRTKKKQNYDPINFETFGDHSNWVLEDSPPFLTIEEVEALRKDLANELNLDEVDVEGDAPLNSGENNQSNDIIDGEDVANAINFVGDGFDIEGDPNIEIILPPWN, from the exons ATGACATCATCTGAAACACCCTCATCACAACCACCATCACAAGAAGCCTCTTCAGCTCAAAGTCTAGTTCAAACTAATGTTAGAGGAAAGAATGATATAGCTTGGGCACATTGTACTAAAAGTCCTGATGGAAaatcttttgtttttatatatcGTCACAAAGCTTTTGATGGAGGTGGAATTCATAGGGTAAAGCAACACTTGGCTGGAATAATAGGAAATGTTGAAATTTGTAAGTCAGCGCCTGCAGAAATTCGTTTTCAAATGAAACAACATTTCAATGAGTGgagtaagaaaagaaaaaattcaGATATGGCTGAAAGCGAGTCATTTACTACCGAGGGGGATGAATTGCAAGTACAAACGAACCCGCGAATTGGTGCATCTAAAAAGAATGACGCTCGAATTGGTACTTATTTTTTACCCAGAACAACTCCGGGAGCTCAGCCTACTTTGAAAAGAGTGATGCAAA TTGATGCTCTTTATTGTATGGGTGCTGAATATAAGGTTCCTACTATGCATGCCCTTCGTGGTAATTTGTTAAATAAGTGGGTTGATGACGTGAAGATACAGATAGAGCAATATCGTTCTATTTGGAAGGATACAGGTTGTACTCTTATGGCAGATGGGTGGACTGATCGTTGTAGAAGAACTCTTATCAACTTTTTAGTTTATTGCCCCAAAGGAACTGTTTTCATAAAGTCTGTTGATGCCTCTGGTGCTTCTAAAACTGCAAAAACATTGTTTAAGCTTTTCAAGGAAGTAGTGTTGTATGTTGGCCAGGAAAATGTTGTTCAAGTCGTTACAGATAATGCTGCGAATTATGTTGCTGCTGGAAAGTTGTTGGAAAGGGAGTTTCCTAAGTTGTTTTGGTCTCCTTGTGCAGCACACTGTTTTAATTTGATGTTGCAAGACATGGGGAAATTAGAGGAAGTAAGTGAGACAGTGTCACAAGCTTCAAAAATTACCAAATACATATATAATCATTGTTTTGCATTGTATTTGATGAGACAACATACAGGTGGAAGAGAAATACTTCGTCCTGCTCCAACCCGCTTTGCTActaatttcattgcattgcaaAGTATTCTGTCTCATAAAGATGCACTAAGAGTCATGGTAACATCCAAAGAGTGGACAACCACAACTTATTCCAAAGATGTCAAGGCAAAGCAATTTGTGGAACAAGTCTTAGACTCAAGCTTTTGGTCTAAATGTGCTGACATTGTGAAAATTACAGAACCTCTTGTACATGTGTTGCGTATTGTTGATAGTGAAGATAAACCGGCTATGGGATATCTCTCTCGAGCTAT ATTTGGTCTAGAATATGAAAAAAACAAGTCCACCACCCAAGGCTTTTTGGATGTCATTGAAAAGTATGCTTATGATAGTAAGGACTTGCGATCTAAATTAACTGCTGAGATGACTTCATTCAAAAATTGTGAAGGTAGTTTTGGAAGGACAACAGCAGTAGAAAACCGAGATGAAGTTTTTCCAG ATCAATGGTGGGACACTTATGGAACCGAAGCGCCCAATTTGCAAAAGTTGGCTATTTGGATTTTGAGTCAAACGTGTAGTGTATCTGGTTGTGAACGAAATTGGAGTGTGTTTGAACACATTCATTCAAAAAAGAGAAATAAGTTGGAGCATCAAAAGCTTAACGATCTCGTTTATGTTCGTTACAATTTACGACTACAAAATAG aaccaagaagaaacAAAATTATGATCCTATTAATTTTGAAACATTTGGTGATCATTCTAATTGGGTGTTGGAGGATTCCCCACCATTCTTGACCATTGAGGAGGTGGAAGCGCTACGCAAAGATCTTGCTA ATGAATTAAATTTGGATGAGGTTGATGTTGAGGGAGATGCACCACTTAACTCCGGAGAAAACAACCAAAGTAATGATATCATTGATGGGGAAGATGTTGCAAATGCGATTAATTTTGTCGGAGATGGTTTTGATATTGAAGGAGATCCGAACATTGAGATAATTTTACCTCCTTGGAACTAA